The Gigantopelta aegis isolate Gae_Host chromosome 3, Gae_host_genome, whole genome shotgun sequence genome segment CTGgtttaatactttaatttttcaaatagttgggggcgagacgtagcccagtggtaaagcgcttgctaactacgcggtcggtgtgggatcgatccccgttggtgggcccattgggctatttctcgctccagccagtgcatcaagactggtacatcaaaggctgtggtatgtgctatcctggtatGGAGGAACTCCTACACGtagtttacaacattcattacagtgcatcacgactggtacatcaaaggctgtggtatgtgctatcctggtatGGAGGAACTCCTACACGtagtttacaacattcattacagtgcatcacgactggtacattcaaaggctgtggtatgtgcatccTGGTATGGAGGAACTCCTACACGtagtttacaacattcattacAGTGCATCAcgtggtacatcaaaggctgtggtatgtgctatcctggtatGGAGGAACTCCTACACGtagtttacaacattcattacagtgcatcacgactggtacatcaaaggctgtggtatgtgctatcctggtatGGAGGAACTCCTACACGtagtttacaacattcattacagtgcatcacgactggtacatcaaaggctgtgatgtgctatcctggtatGGAGGAACTCCTACACGTAGTTTACAAATTCATtacagtgcatcacgactggtacatcaaaggctgtggtatgtgctatcctggtatGGAGGAACTCCTACACGtagtttacaacattcattacagtgcatcacgactggtacatcaaaggctgtggtatgtgctatcctggtatGGAGGAACTCCTACACGtagtttacaacattcattacagtgcatcacgactggtacatcaaaggctgtggtatatgctatcctggtATGGGGGTACTCCTACAAGtagtttacaacattcattacATCAAAACTCTGTTTTCAAAGACACTTTTATAGctttgatggaaagaaataaggaaacatACAAATAGTGACAGCAAACAGTGACTGTAACCAAAACCTATAGTGTCTGAACTTGAGACCATGTTACTGGCATCCAGTCCCGCATTTCACCTTTGTATGAAATACACACCCATTACTAaactagtagtaaattaaatttgatctTCAAATTCATGTGTACCcgtatttgttttcatcaaagCTATAAAAATGTCTTTGAACAGAGCTTTGATGTAATGAATTTtgtaaactacatatatatatatatatgtatatatatatatatgggatcTTTTGTTTAAAGATTTACGCGCCAGTTATTGTAGAATTATTGCTTGAGGTGCGATGTCCTCTAGGATCGATCAGCTTTCAGTGCATAAACACATTTGAAattttgatgtactagtcgtggggcactggttaagacggaggaggaggaggagggggtgGGAGGTAGGGGTAGCGTCCCTCAAAATTATCGATCCTACAGTTACACGGGCAAGATGGTGTCGTGACAATAAAATTTTACACACTTTCCATAGCTAACTATAGATCTTCGAGTAGTTCGTTTGTTTTGACGTTTAAAGAAAGAATcatgtttatttagttaaacAGCAGACAACACACGCTTAACCACACTTTTTTTTTGTGCTCTTTTCAGAAACGCAAGTCGTTTATTTCTGCTTGAAATACAGTTAGCTGCAGTCTGTCATGGATTCTGGCAACTCATACAAACTCACAGACGGCGGCAAGTCACAATGGCGGTACAAGCAACATCTGTGCAGCCTGTTTTGCGGGATGCTCGTCTTTGCCGTTGGCATCGCAATTGGAGTCATCATCGGCTACTTCATTCCTGGACCCAACGCCAACTGTCCACAGAACGTCCCACAACCACTTTCAGAACCACAGGGGAACAAGCCTGAACTGACGACCACCCCGGAACCAAAACCGTCTCCGGGCACCAAGGCAACCTTCTGTCCCAACGATCAGTCGGAAATAAAGAAAGCTATATCCGGCGATAGGGGGATTTTCGAAGTGCTCACAACGAATGAAATGAGTAGAGTCCGGAACGTTCTGGTACAGAAGGGAATCGTCACCATCCCCAGGGGTCGCCCGACTCTCACCGACGGATACATCTATGGCATGAGTCTGTATCTCCCATCAAAGAAGCCAGCTCTGGAACACCTGGATAGTGGAGGACCGTCGCCGGGCCGATATGCAGAAGTGCACGTACATCGCGGTAACCTCGACAAACCAGATGTCATGGAGTACAAAGTGGGACCTGTGGACAGCAGCAGCATGACCGTACATCAACTGTTGAAGGACGGCGAGGTGCACTACAACGCAAGACCAAGAGACAGTGTAGAATACAACCACATCATAGACAAGCTGAAAGTTGAACTGATGCCGCTGAGGAAACTGATGATGGAAAGTTTTGATGGAGCTTATTTTAGCGATGGAGGTTTGACGGTTCACATACAGTCCCCGCCAGGTTTGACCCCGGAGGTTCGAGAAAGCAGGTTCTTGTTGCAAATTAAGATTGATGAAACGAGCAGAGGTCAGGATCTACATCCGTTGCCACTGACGGGAACGCTTCACAATGCAGAACTGAATGTCAGCAAGTGGTATACCCATAGTTTCTACTACCTCAACCAAGGACCGTTCGCGACTGCCCAGGAGCTTTTGCAATCCTACAACAATGGTACCATTAGGAAGTTTGCATTTCCAAAAGGCTATCGAAAGACCCTCTTTCAGAAAACATTTCCCAAACCCAATTCTGATAAGCCAAGGCGGTTCTCGACAACGAAAGCTCCCCCACGAACCTACAACCCAGACGGACCCCGATTCACGGTCAACGGACACGACGTGGAGTGGATGGGCTACTCCATGACCTTCGGGGGAAGTCAGTTCAGGGGCCCCAGTGTTCACAATGTGAAATTCAAAGGGGAAAGAATCGTTTACGAAAATTCACTGAGTGAGTGCaatttaatatatgcatcagATACTTCTTCGTCCGCCAACACAATTTACATGGACGCCACCTTTGGGTTTGGCGAGTTCCAGGACTTGATTCCAACTGTTGACTGTCCAGAACATGGCACGATTCTCGACGCTACTTGGTGGGATGTTAGCCAACAAAAACCGGTATCGGCCAGCAGTATCTGCATATACGAATCAGACGGAGAGGAACCACTGTGGAGAAGAAAGGACAGGTTCGTTGGTGGACTGCGCAACACGTTTCTGGTCGTACGTTACCCAATGGCCGTTGGCAACTACGATTACATCATCGACTACAAATTCTACCTGGATGGCAAGATGGAGACGACTGTCACGGCTAGTGGGTACATTCAGGCGAGCTTCTGGGATCCAGAGAACCCGCACACCGGAACAGACAAAATGTCCGACATGTTTGGATTCAGAATCGGAGACTACAGCCACGGGTCCCTTCACGATCACACTTTCGGGTTCAAGGTCGACCTGGACGTCGGCGGGACGCAGAACACCTTCGAAAAAGTCCACTGGAAAGCTGGCGACGTGCTGAAGGCCTTTCAGACACAGACCCCGGACATGAAGGAGAAACCTGTCTACTTCCTGTACAACAAAACCAGGTATCTGGAGTACGAGCTGATCGCGACGGAGCAAGGGATGAACGTCGACATGGCGAGACCGGAGTTCTGGACCGTCgggaacaacaacaacaagaacaagtGGGGCGTGAGGCGGGCGTACCACATCATCCACAACACTATTGGCTCCCAGACGCTGCCCCACGACCATATCGCCATGAAGGCCGTCGCC includes the following:
- the LOC121368131 gene encoding amiloride-sensitive amine oxidase [copper-containing]-like, with the protein product MDSGNSYKLTDGGKSQWRYKQHLCSLFCGMLVFAVGIAIGVIIGYFIPGPNANCPQNVPQPLSEPQGNKPELTTTPEPKPSPGTKATFCPNDQSEIKKAISGDRGIFEVLTTNEMSRVRNVLVQKGIVTIPRGRPTLTDGYIYGMSLYLPSKKPALEHLDSGGPSPGRYAEVHVHRGNLDKPDVMEYKVGPVDSSSMTVHQLLKDGEVHYNARPRDSVEYNHIIDKLKVELMPLRKLMMESFDGAYFSDGGLTVHIQSPPGLTPEVRESRFLLQIKIDETSRGQDLHPLPLTGTLHNAELNVSKWYTHSFYYLNQGPFATAQELLQSYNNGTIRKFAFPKGYRKTLFQKTFPKPNSDKPRRFSTTKAPPRTYNPDGPRFTVNGHDVEWMGYSMTFGGSQFRGPSVHNVKFKGERIVYENSLSECNLIYASDTSSSANTIYMDATFGFGEFQDLIPTVDCPEHGTILDATWWDVSQQKPVSASSICIYESDGEEPLWRRKDRFVGGLRNTFLVVRYPMAVGNYDYIIDYKFYLDGKMETTVTASGYIQASFWDPENPHTGTDKMSDMFGFRIGDYSHGSLHDHTFGFKVDLDVGGTQNTFEKVHWKAGDVLKAFQTQTPDMKEKPVYFLYNKTRYLEYELIATEQGMNVDMARPEFWTVGNNNNKNKWGVRRAYHIIHNTIGSQTLPHDHIAMKAVAYTKYHCLVTKHKDDERSVSGAYDQNRLLDPIGSIDRYVDGENITDEDIVTWLSFGFLHVPTSEDFPMTIRNTAGFVLKPFNYFDSSMVFDVPNYIDTKSNIITERVPNHGTCAEPSVKMCYFC